One region of Bombus affinis isolate iyBomAffi1 chromosome 3, iyBomAffi1.2, whole genome shotgun sequence genomic DNA includes:
- the LOC126914638 gene encoding NFU1 iron-sulfur cluster scaffold homolog, mitochondrial-like — protein MDKILRNTLPISRQLLRTSSITYQYSKIFKDCVACMYTEYNNVILRSNLLPVKKTFNIIQNRTMFIQTQDTPNPNSLKFIPGVKVLETGQTKDFPNATDAYCSPLAKMLFRIDGVKSVFFGPDFITISKADEDVEWKLLKPEIFAVIMDFFATGLPILTDEQPATDTQISEDDSEIVQMIKELLDTRIRPTVQEDGGDIVFMGFEEGIVKLKMQGSCTSCPSSVITLKNGVQNMMQFYIPEVLGVVQVEDETDQIAKKEFEKFEEKIKNSKPSEK, from the exons ATGGATAAAATTTTAAGAAACACATTACCTATTAGTCGACAATTATTACGTACGTCCTCAATAACGTATCAATATTCGAA AATTTTTAAAGATTGTGTTGCATGTATGTATACAGAGTACAATAATGTTATATTAAGATCAAATCTACTTCCTGTTAAAAAAACgtttaatattatacaaaatcGTACAATGTTTATACAAACTCAAGACACACCAAATCCAAATAGTTTAAAATTTATACCTGGAGTTAAAGTGTTAGAAACAGGTCAAACTAAGGATTTTCCTAATGCTACAGATGCATATTGTTCACCACTTGCAAAAATGTTATTCCGTATTGATGGTGTAAAGTCTGTATTTTTTGGTCCTGattttattacaatatcaaaagCTGATGAAGATGTTGAGTGGAAATTATTAAAACCAGAAATATTTGCTGTCATAATGGATTTTTTTGCAACTGGCTTACCTATATTAACCGATGAACAGCCTGCAACAGATACTC AGATTAGTGAGGATGATAGTGAAATAGTACAAATGATAAAAGAATTATTGGATACTCGAATACGACCGACAGTACAGGAAGATGGAGGTGATATTGTATTTATG GGCTTCGAAGAAGGCATAGTGAAATTGAAAATGCAAGGTTCCTGCACAAGCTGTCCAAGTTCTGTGATCACTTTAAAAAATGGAGTTCAAAATATGATGCAATTTTATATTCCAGAAGTGCTTGGAGTAGTGCAAGTGGAGGATGAAACTGATCAAATCGCAAAAAAGGAGTTTGAAAAGTTTGAAGAAAAGATTAAAAACTCTAAACCTAGTGAAAAGTAG
- the LOC126914635 gene encoding guanine nucleotide-binding protein subunit beta-like protein, whose product MTETLQLRGTLRGHNGWVTQIATNPKYPDMILSSSRDKTLIVWKLTRDEANYGIPQKRLYGHSHFISDVVLSSDGNYALSGSWDKTLRLWDLAAGRTTRRFEDHTKDVLSVAFSVDNRQIVSGSRDKTIKLWNTLAECKYTIQDDGHTDWVSCVRFSPNHSNPIIVSAGWDKLVKVWNLTNCRLKINHSGHTGYLNTVTVSPDGSLCASGGKDCKAMLWDLNDGKHLHTLDHNDIITALCFSPNRYWLCAAFGPWIKIWDLETKEMVEELKPEVVSATSKAEPPHCLSLAWSTDGQTLFAGYSDNTIRVWQVSVSSR is encoded by the exons ATGACTGAAACTCTTCAATTAAGAGGGACACTTCGGGGACACAATGGATGGGTCACCCAAATCGCGACAAATCCAAAATATCCGGATATGATACTGTCTTCTTCACGTG ATAAAACTTTAATCGTATGGAAGCTAACACGTGACGAAGCCAATTATGGTATTCCTCAGAAGCGTTTGTATGGTCACTCTCACTTTATTAGTGATGTAGTGCTATCGTCCGATGGTAATTATGCTCTATCTGGTTCATGGGACAAAACTCTTCGACTTTGGGACTTGGCCGCAGGTCGTACGACACGACGATTCGAAGACCATACCAAG GATGTTTTAAGCGTCGCCTTCTCCGTGGACAATCGTCAAATTGTTTCTGGTTCCCGAGACAAGACAATTAAACTGTGGAATACTTTGGCTGAGTGCAAGTATACTATTCAAGATGATGGACATACAGACTGGGTTAGCTGTGTACGTTTCTCTCCGAATCATTCGAATCCCATCATTGTTTCTGCAGGCTGGGACAAATTGGTCAAG GTATGGAACTTAACAAATTGTAGACTAAAGATCAATCACAGTGGACACACTGGATATCTTAATACGGTTACTGTCTCCCCTGATGGATCGCTTTGTGCTTCAGGCGGCAAG GACTGTAAGGCCATGTTATGGGATCTGAATGACGGAAAGCATCTCCACACTTTAGATCATAACGACATTATCACAGCTTTGTGCTTCAGCCCTAATCGTTACTGGCTATGTGCTGCATTTGGACCTTGGATCAAGATATGGGATCTTGAAACCAAAGAAATGGTTGAAGAATTAAAACCAGAGGTAGTGTCTGCAACGAGTAAAGCAGAGCCACCTCATTGTCTGTCTTTAGCGTGGTCTACTGATGGACAAACCCTCTTTGCCGGCTACTCAGACAATACTATCCGTGTTTGGCAAGTTTCTGTATCTAGCCGTTAA
- the LOC126914637 gene encoding 39S ribosomal protein L15, mitochondrial → MKLSEIMASKQGRDLALSMLRTLPRLALNNIRNNPGANKPSKRGRGQHGGNKHGAGNKGSGQRQNFLRIGYETGNNPFYLRFSREPYYKGHHLRREYPPLSLQQLQLYIDTNRVDSSKPIDLVSIINTGLYDLKVEWKHAGVHLTDEGADNFKAKVNIEVQWASEPVIAAIERNGGTITTAYYDTHCLHAIKDIDRFFTTGEPIPRRLLPPTDCLEYYMSAETRGYLANPEEISRERLVLSQKYGYELPKIEDDPNYKMLVQRKDPRQLFYGLEPGWVVSLKDKAILKPKADYLKEFYSS, encoded by the exons ATGAAACTTTCCGAAATAATGGCCAGTAAACAAGGAAGAGATTTAGCACTGTCGATGTTGCGAACATTACCTAGACTAGCTTTAAATAACATTCGAAATAATCCTGGTGCAAATAAACCT tcaaaacGTGGTCGAGGTCAACATGGTGGAAATAAGCACGGAGCAGGTAATAAGGGATCAGGTCAAAGACAGAATTTTTTGCGAATTGGATATGAAACTGGAAATAACCCATTTTATCTTAGATTTAGTCGTGAACCATATTATAAAGGGCACCA ttTAAGAAGAGAATATCCTCCTTTATCTCTGCAACAATTGCAACTATATATTGATACAAACAGAGTAGATTCATCTAAACCTATTGATCTTGTATCTATAATCAACACAGGACTATATGATCTTAAAGTAGAATGGAAACACGCAGGTGTTCATCTTACAGATGag GGAGCCGATAACTTCAAAGCAAAAGTCAATATAGAAGTCCAATGGGCCAGTGAACCAGTAATTGcagcaattgaaagaaatggTGGTACTATTACTACTGCATATTACGATACTCATTGTTTACATGCAATAAAGGATATTGATAGATTTTTTACTACTG GAGAACCAATACCACGCAGGCTATTACCTCCGACAGATTGTTTAGAATATTATATGAGCGCAGAAACAAGAGGATATTTAGCAAATCCTGAGGAAATTTCTCGTGAACGTTTGGTTTTATCTCAGAAATATGGTTACGAGCTACCAAAAATTGAAGATGATCCTAATTACAAAATGCTTGTGCAGCGTAAAGATCCTAGACAATTATTTTATGGTCTTGAGCCTGGTTGGGTTGTGAGTCTTAAAGATAAAGCAATTCTGAAACCTAAAGCCGATTATCTTAAGGAATTCTATTCAAGTTGA
- the LOC126914636 gene encoding solute carrier family 25 member 16-like → MAFRVESEKDYGFLLKSLIAGGVAGMCSKTTVAPLDRIKILLQAHNKHYKHLGVLSGLKEIIQRERFIALYKGNCAQMIRIFPYAATQFTTFELYKKYLGDFFGTHTHTDKFLAGSAAGVTAVTLTYPLDVIRARLAFQVAGEHIYVGIVHAGITIFKKEGGIRALYRGFWPTIIGMIPYAGFSFYSFEKLKYLCMKHAPNYFCEKYDRNTGGLVLTIPARLLCGGIAGAVAQSFSYPLDVTRRRMQLGMMDHNTHKCNSSMSQTIKTIYEENGIAKGLYRGMSINYLRAIPMVSVSFTTYEIMKQILHLDTGIKF, encoded by the exons ATGGCATTCCGCGTTGAGTCCGAGAAAGATTATGGATTTTTACTAAAAAGTTTAATTGCCGGCG GGGTAGCTGGAATGTGTTCAAAAACAACAGTAGCTCCACTAGATaggataaaaatattattgcaaGCACATAATAAACATTATAAACATTTAG GTGTCCTTTCCGGATTGAAAGAAATAATTCAACGTGAACGTTTTATTGCTCTTTACAAAGGAAATTGTGCTCAAATGATTAGAATATTTCCATATGCAGCAACACAATTTACTACATTTGAATTATATAAAAAG TATTTAGGTGACTTTTTTGGAACGCATACTCATACAGATAAGTTTCTGGCTGGATCTGCTGCTGGTGTTACTGCAGTTACATTAACATATCCACTTGATGTCATTAGAGCCAGACTTGCTTTTCAAGTTGCCGGAGAACATATTTATGTAGGGATTGTACATGCGGGTATCACAATTTTCAAAAAA GAAGGTGGTATTCGTGCATTGTACAGAGGGTTTTGGCCAACTATTATTGGCATGATTCCGTATGCAggattttcattttattcatttgaaaaacttaaatatttatgcaTGAAACATGCACCAAATTATTTTTGTGAAAAATATGACAGAAATACTG GTGGTTTAGTTTTAACGATACCAGCAAGATTATTGTGTGGAGGTATTGCCGGTGCTGTTGCTCAAAGTTTTTCTTATCCATTAGATGTTACTAGAAGACGGATGCAACTAGGTATGATGGATCATAATACTCACAAATGCAA TTCTAGCATGTCACAGACTATAAAAACGATATATGAAGAAAATGGTATTGCAAAAGGTCTGTATCGTGGAATGAGTATTAATTATCTACGAGCTATTCCTATGGTATCAGTTAGTTTTACAACATACGAGATCATGAAACAAATATTACATTTAGACACTGGaataaaattctaa
- the LOC126914977 gene encoding serine/threonine-protein phosphatase 2A catalytic subunit alpha isoform: MEEKASLKELDQWIEQLNNCQQLTESQVKSLCEKAKEILAKESNVQEVKCPVTVCGDVHGQFHDLMELFRIGGKSPDTNYLFMGDYVDRGYYSVETVTLLVALKVRYRERITILRGNHESRQITQVYGFYDECLRKYGNANVWKFFTDLFDYLPLTALVDGQIFCLHGGLSPSIDTLDHIRALDRLQEVPHEGPMCDLLWSDPDDRGGWGISPRGAGYTFGQDISETFNHSNGLTLVSRAHQLVMEGYNWCHDRNVVTIFSAPNYCYRCGNQAAIMELDDALKYSFLQFDPAPRRGEPHVTRRTPDYFL; encoded by the exons ATGGAGGAAAAGGCGTCGTTGAAGGAACTCGATCAGTGGATAGAACAATTAAATAACTGCCAACAACTAACAGAAAGCCAAGTAAAATCTCTGTGCGAGAAG GCAAAAGAAATTTTAGCTAAAGAATCTAATGTACAAGAAGTAAAATGTCCTGTAACGGTATGTGGAGATGTACATGGACAATTCCATGATTTAATGGAATTGTTCAGAATAGGAGGCAAGTCACCAGATACAAATTACCTTTTTATGGGTGACTATGTAGACCGTGGTTATTATTCTGTTGAAACTGTTACCTTACTTGTTGCGCTCAAG GTCAGATATAGAGAAAGAATAACTATTTTAAGAGGTAATCATGAATCAAGGCAAATCACACAGGTATATGGGTTTTATGACGAATGTTTACGTAAATATGGCAATGCTAATGTATGGAAGTTCTTCACGGATCTATTTGATTATTTACCATTAACTGCTCTGGTAGATGGTCAAATATTTTGTTTACATGGTGGTTTATCACCTTCGATCGATACTTTAGATCATATACGTGCTCTAGACCGTCTTCAAGAAGTACCACACGAA GGACCCATGTGTGATCTTTTGTGGTCAGATCCAGATGACAGAGGAGGATGGGGTATTTCTCCTCGAGGAGCAGGGTATACTTTCGGACAAGATATTTCAGAAACTTTTAATCATTCTAATGGCCTGACATTAGTATCACGAGCACATCAATTAGTTATGGAGGGTTATAATTG GTGTCATGATCGTAATGTTGTAACAATATTCTCAGCTCCCAATTACTGCTATCGTTGTGGAAATCAAGCTGCAATTATGGAATTAGATGATGCTTTAAAATATTCATT CCTTCAATTTGATCCGGCTCCAAGGCGCGGTGAGCCGCATGTTACTAGGCGGACACCAGATTATTTCTTGTAA